ACTGTGGCCTTGACTGGCAAGGCACTGGGTGCAAACGAGTTCGTTCAGGAAGTGCTTCTCGCTGCATGCAGATCATGCGAGGGGGAGGCGGCCAGTGCCGCGCATCTACGGAGCCGCGAACAGACAGGACGGTACGGAAAAGAAATATCGATAGATGATACGCGCATCTGCGGACAGTACCCCTGTACTCAAAGCACCTCGCTGTCCACAGAGGTCACTCGCTGCACTGCGCAGCATGAAGGTATGATAGGGGATACGGGCCAAAAAGTCAACTATGGGCGAAGCCGTAGATGGGTCTCATTGCTCTGTACAGCCCGCCCATAGCCTGCTATTGATTAGGTTTTTGCCGTCATGCGACCCGACGGACCCGCTTGGCCTTGCCGTCCCAGCGCTCCAGCGTCCCGGGACGCTCCAGCCGACAGCCCACGCGGACGCCGAGGAGCGAGAGAAGCTGGTGGGAGGTCTTCCTGGTGAGCTGCGCCATGGCTTCCCCGGAAAGCGGCTCCGCCGCCTCGCTGACCACGGTGAGCTCGTTCATGCCGCCCCGCTCGCTCACCTCCAGCATGTAGTGCATGGAGAGCTCCTCCACCCTGCCGAGGGCCACCTCCACCTGAGAGGGGAAGACATTGACCCCCCGGATGATCAGCATGTCGTCGGTGCGCCCCCGGATGCGCTCGATCCGCGTCCCCTTCCGGCCGCAGCCGCAGGTGCCGGGGAGCACCCGGGTGATGTCCCGCGTCCGGTAGCGGACCACCGGCATGGCCTCCTTGCCCAGCGTGGTGATCACCAGTTCGCCCTCCTCGCCCTCAGGCAGCTGCCGGCCCGTATCGGGGTCGATCACCTCCGCCAGAAAGAGCCGGTCGTCGATGTGGAGACCGCTCTGGGCGGGGCATTCGATGCCCACACCGGGCCCCATAACCTCCGAAAGGCCGTAGATATCCAGCGCCGTGATCCCCAGGTCGTCCTCCAGCCGAATGCGCATCTCCTCGGACCAGGGCTCGGCGCCGAAGATCCCCACCCGGAGATTGAGCCGGTCGCGGTCGTCCATGGCCCTGATCATCTCGCCGAGTTTCAGCCCGTAGGAGGGCGTGCAGGCCAGCACCGTCGAGCCAAGATCCTCCATGAGCATCAGCTGCCGTTCCGAGAAGCCGCCGGAGGCCGGGATCACCGTGGCCTCCAGGTCCTCCGCGCCGTAGTGGAGCCCCAGTCCTCCGGTAAAGAGCCCGTAGCCGTAGGCCACCTG
This DNA window, taken from Synergistales bacterium, encodes the following:
- a CDS encoding phenylacetate--CoA ligase, whose product is MMYRVETSGESLQGLVRRMWEKAPAYRAKMEETGVFPDDIKDPGDLSLLPFTTKDDLRDGYPLGMLACDPKDLMRIHASSGTTGKPTVVAYTKRDLILWSQAMGDCLRIAGVGAEDIVQVAYGYGLFTGGLGLHYGAEDLEATVIPASGGFSERQLMLMEDLGSTVLACTPSYGLKLGEMIRAMDDRDRLNLRVGIFGAEPWSEEMRIRLEDDLGITALDIYGLSEVMGPGVGIECPAQSGLHIDDRLFLAEVIDPDTGRQLPEGEEGELVITTLGKEAMPVVRYRTRDITRVLPGTCGCGRKGTRIERIRGRTDDMLIIRGVNVFPSQVEVALGRVEELSMHYMLEVSERGGMNELTVVSEAAEPLSGEAMAQLTRKTSHQLLSLLGVRVGCRLERPGTLERWDGKAKRVRRVA